The segment AAATCAGAAGCATGGactggtttctttttctttatccatTTCTATTCTTTGTGTGTGTCTGTCTCTTTATCCTTAATTTCATGTATGATTTCTTGGATTCAATAGTATTGTCTTTCAGCTTTACTAAAGGGGCTTCCTTAAACACCTAGATACACCTTTTGGCTCTATAGAACAACCTACTACATTCTATTATCGtaattattttaaagttttctGCCACACATTCACATATTATTTATGCAAATTTGTGGTTTACCTAACTTTTTACTTCTGCTCAGACATTGACGTGGCATTCCCCAAACTCACTATGTTGATTAAATTCATGCAGCGTGCCTTTGTCATCTGCCGCTTATTCAAGAAACAAGATCTGAGCATTGAAGTTTTGAACCATGATGAAGCGGCTGTTTCACCTGAAGATACACAGTTAGAACTGGATCCAGTGTCTCCATCATTGGGAGGGCAAGCTCTAAATGATCCCACAAGTGTTGATGGCTTTCCTGCTGAAAATTCTGATGCATCAACATCTGACACTGTAGCTCCAGTCCACTGTAACAAAGGCAACAGCGTTGTTGCTGAAAATCAAGGGGGAGAGTTACCTGAGGTGAGAAAGAAATTGATATCAAGTTGCagcttgaaaattttgaatgtttttGTGGAAATGAGATATAAAAGtaactaattaaattttgtgttgtttGTTCATGTTTCTTACATCAGAATGATCTGGAGCTGGAGGATGACTTGGCCATGTTCTTTGACCCAGAACCACAAGATTGGATTCCTTTCTCCCCATTACAGGAGCTAGAACATTTCCATGTCCCCAATGACCTCAACAGTGGTAATGGTGGGGTGGCGCCCCAATATGGCTCaaatgatcaagatgatataGCTGCGTTCCTGGATTCAGTTATACGCGATCCAGATGAGTACTCATATGTTGGATTTGGAAATCAAAATAATCTGGCTTATGAAAGTCAGGCCTTGAATGTGGTATCTGTTAAGGAAAATGGATCATGCAGTGTGTCAGATGCTGAGGTGGTCAATGCACCGGTAAGTGGAAGCACTCAAGATACTTTTTATTAATTGGACTAGGAAGTTTTGCTACTATAATTTGTGTAGTGTCAGTTTGTGAGTTGCTATGGCCTTCTTTGGATACGTTTGAATTTATTTGACATGGtttatttttgtctgatctttATCTAAATTGGTCTTTATATAGCTAACATTGCATTGTAATGGTGTACAGCATTTTCAAGGTTCTCTGAAGTCTGAAGACATCATTGACAGAAAGGCTCCTTTGCAGAACCCCATCTCATCTAGTGGTGCTTCTGAACAAATGTATGATTATAGTCTCAAGGAATCGAGCAATCATTTGACTGCAGCCTCAAGTGGTGAGGTTAGAACTGGAATCACGATAATGCAGCGCTCACAGAAAATCCAACCAGGCATTGGAAACTTTATGGCACAGGGCAGTGCTCCAAGAAGATTACGTTTGCAGTGTAAACTTCAAGTGCAGCCACTTACCTCAAACTTGGTGCCAGAAGATTGGAGACACACAACAGGGGACCATGAATTAAAACCAGTTGATACAGATGTAAGAAGTTTGTTTTGTGAACCTAATGTGATATTCTGATGACATATATGCACAGATTATGAAGTTTATTAAAATGCTGATGTACAGGAGGAAAATACTTCAGAAAAGCATGCTGTTGCTGGTGATCACAGTGCTGCTGCTACTACTAGTGCTTTTAGTGAACCCCAAAATATCCTTTCTAATTCCATCGAAAACTATAAAACCTCTCGAGAACTAAGTACCAGTCCGAGGCCAATCATGAAGTTCAACAGCAGTAGCAATTTGACAGGCTTTCTCGCAGCTTCTTTGTTCAGGGTAGGGCTGGTTGCAGTCTTGTTCATAGGCTTTGCTAGCATATGGAGATGTGTTAAATTATGATTTCAGTTGGATATTAGGATATTgtacatttgtttttgaaactgAGAGAGATCTTTCATGGTAAAGATTTAGCATTTTTAACCGACCtacgtcatttaaaatttagaggTGTACATGGTGCTACATCATTCCTTATtgagattattaaaaaaaatatagtgacTTGTCACCATGTACACCTTTagatttgtgaaatttttagtCTTCATCATGAAACAGTGAGGATCCTACTTAGCTATTTAGAGAACTTTTTGGGCATGTAGTTGACACcaaaatttttgtcttttttggggggtggggttAGACTTGATAGGATAGATTTCTTAGGTTTGTCGTTGCTAAGGACTATATTATGTAATTATATGTAACcagctatcaaaaaaaaaaaaaaaaaaaaaaaaaaagaatatatgcCCAGACTATGTCTATCTGTTTATGTATAAATGCTTTCACTTacagttttgtattctttataaTTAAGTTTTGCTGCATATGATTACAGAGACttgtttgtctttctttttaagTCGTACTTTGAAAAAATGTGTACATACTGTCTGGCTAAGTAAACTGGTAGTTTATAGTTCCAGAAATGATTTATTGTTCATGTTGCAGATTATTGGATGGTTTACGGATATGACAATGGTGTTTCTGGATGGGGGTGTGTGAATTGACCTCTAGGACATGTGAATATAGATCAAAGTGAGAAAGCTGAATTAGCATTATATGGGCCATATGCGTGGGGGGGTTGGGGACAAAATTGAGCCTGAAAGTGCAAAAATTAAGGCATTTGGCGTAATtatgttaaaattattaaattaccaACCTAAAAAGAGTTAATACTTTTACATAAGAAGTTAAAAAAGtatctgggaaaaaaaaaagaagttaagaagctaaattaaaaaacaatgtaACAAAATTCatgacttaaaataaaataaaataactacaAACAATCAAATTAGTCTTGAAAATTTGGGTTTAGTTATAGATCCTCAATAGACACTAGTAAAAGGCAGTCACATGTTTTCCTACCATTTAATTTTCTATGAATTCATACTTCATGATACTTCTTTAATTGTCATGTCCCTTTTACTAATATTATTTGTGGTATTTTTCTACCTTTTATTATTCTAGAGGTCGAGCCTAATGTGATTGAAAGTGCCTTTCGTCCACATTAACATGTCATGCATTCAAGTTAAAGAATTGGGTTCTCTATTAGTATATCCTATCTACCTTTTTTGGGTCCCTTAGTTTGAATTAATTCAATATTTTTCTCATTAGTACATTAATCACCCTTTTATGaacatgataatttttttttttttttttttatcaataaaggTCACTTTTAAGTAAATTTCATTTATCTATCTTAACATTTTTACTTTAGCTaaacaattaataaatatattacttCTTAACAACCCAACATTGGCACCATAAAACATGGTCAGTCTGATACCAATCTTCTAAAATTATCATACACTATGATCATGCAACACTATTTTCATCAAACCCCCTCTAATCCTATGATTAATATCCACACAATTATTCATTGCttcacaaaatttattttctttttttttgagaaagaacttaTGAATTTCATTAACGAAAATGAGTTACATCCAACTGTAAAAACTGAATAATATGGgatggaacatcctccatccaaacttGAAAATCTGGTATGCGTAAAGCATATTTGGCCAGATTATGAGCTACACTATTGCCATTTCTCATAACATGAGAATACAATactcttctaaattttttttccatactcTTTCACATCTTCAACCAGCAGACCCCACGGTAGTAAATTCTGTTCTTGTGCCTTCAACGCTTGAATTAAGTTCAACGCATCACCTTCAAGGATAATATTCTGGAAGCCCAGTTCATGTGCAAAGGACAGAGCCTTCAATGCAGCCAAAGCTTCCAAGTCCTCAGCCGTGAACTGTTGGATTAGTTTCTCTGCACAGGACGCCAAAACAACACCCTCCGAGTCTCGAATCACCACTCCCACACCAGACATTCTTGAGGATTCAGTTTTTGCTCCATCAAAGTTAATCTTTACAAAACCGTTTGGTGGTGCCGTCCATCTATTTCCTCCCCTGCCGTTGCACTCCCTTTGGACCTCTGAAACTTGCAGGTCAGTTCGGTATTGCACCAGACTGGTCCGTGCCTTAGCAGCAATCTGATGGAGCGGGCTGGGCTGCAACCGTAACCTTGCCTTGTTCCTCTGATTCCATACTCCCCATGCCGTAAATGCTAGCAGTTCCAGAGATTTCCCTTCATCAATCATCCATAGCAGCAGCTCCTTGACAGTGACAAAGCCCACCTCATACCGGAATCTCCACATACTTTGATCTGCCCACACTACATCCAGTTCCGGACATAACCATAATGCGTGAAGCGGGTCCTCCACAGCATTATTACACCTCTCACACGTTGGGTCTTCaaggatttttcttttcatcaaagATTGCTTAGTTGGCAAAGCAAAGCGGCAAGCTCTCCACAGAAAATTTTTCACCTTTGGAGGGGCTCTCATctcccaaatttttttccacAGCCTCTTCTCATCAACTGGTGGTGTTTGCCGATTTAATTCCATCTCTTCCTCCTGTTTTAGAAATCTATACCCCGACTTACAAGTATAATTACCCGTTGGAGAATACGGCCAATAAAGAGTATCCTCTGCTGCATTACGGCTGAGTGGGATTCTCTTAATCAAGTCTGCATCTTCAGTCACAAACAGCCCATCTACCAAGTCTTCATTCCATCTTCTTGTGATTGGATCAAAGAGAGTAGCTACGGTATGATCCTCAAAGCTCTCCAAGGGACAAATTGGCAGCTACGTTGGGTGTTTTTTTGGCAGCCAACGTTGCTGccaaatgtttattttttcaccGTTACCTATTCTCCATAAAGCCCCTCTTTGAATGATGTCTCTACCTCTAAGGATACTTTTCCAAGCATATGACCCCATCCTAGAGTCGGTAGCCTCCATAATTGTTGAATTTGGGAAGAAACGAGCCTTAAATACTTTATAAAAAAGTGATGAGGTATCATGCAATAGCCTCCAAGCTTGCTTTGCCAAAAGTGAGTCGTTGAACATAGCAAGGTCTCGGAAACCCATACCTCCAATAGTTTTCGATTTTGTCATTTCCTCCCATTTAATCCAATGGATTTTTCTTCGATCACCtctttggccccaccaaaatttcttgATTAAGGACTCAATCTCATTGCACAAACCCACAGGCAATTTGAAACACCCCATCGTGTAAGTAGGGATGGCTTGTATGACTGCCTTAATGAGTACTTCTCTCCCTGCTTGCGAAAGCAATTTAGCTTCCCACCCTTGAAGCTTCCGCCATACCTTCTCTTTTATGTAATTAAAACTTGCTTTTTTACCTTTGCCAACCAAGGAGGGCAGCCCAAGATATTTTTCATAGTGCAAGATTTCAGGGACTCCAATGGCCACTTTGATTCCATGCTTCTCCTCCTCTGGTACAGATTTACTAAAGAACAGAGAGGTTTTACTTCTATTCATTTTTTGCCCCGAAGCTTCCTCATACTCCTTAAGGATATTCAAAACATTCCTGCATTCCTCCATAGTTGCCCTGCAAAAAATCaaactatcatctgcaaagagCAGATGCGTTAGTTTTGGACCCCTCCTGCAAAGGGAGTATCCATGGATTTCACCTTGTAAATCAGCCTTTTTAATTAAGCTATTCAATCCTTCCgtacaaagaagaaataggAAAGGAGAGAGTGGGTCTCCTTGCCTAATTCCCCTAGTAGGAAAAATCATCCCACATGGATCACCATTCACCAACACCGAGTATGATACAGTTTTCACATAGCCCATGACAAGATTTATCCACCTCTCCCTAAAACCCATCTTCCTCATAATCCCCTCCAAATACGAccactccaccctatcatatgctttactcatatccaatttTAAGGCCATATACCCATAGTTACCTCCCCTAAAGTTTTGTAAGCTGTGTAGTGTTTCAAAGGCCACTAGAATATTGTCAGAAATCAGACGCCCTTTAGTGAAAGCTGATTGGTGTTCAGTGATAATGGATGGAAGTATTTTTTTAAGGCGGTTTGCAAGAACTTTAGAGTAAATTTTGTAAAGGACATTACAAAGACTAATGAGTCGAAACTGGTGGGGGAATTCAGGGGAATGTAATTTCGGCACAAGAGTAATAAAAGTATGGTTCAGATTGGTTGGTAATGTACCTGAATTTAACCAAGACAGAATGGAAGAGATGACATCCTGGTTCACTGTGCTCCAAAAATGTTGGTAGAAGAGCGGGGGCATACCATCCGGGCCAGGAGCTTTAAGGGGCGCCATTTGTTTTAGGGCAATGGCAACTTCACTTGCCTCAAACTCACGGCACAAATCACCATTCATCTCTTCATCAATCATTGGTTGAACACCATCCAACGCCCCAATGGATACAATCCCCTCTGAAGCAGTAAAGAGAGACTTAAAATAGTTTACCATCACTTCACCAATTTCTTCATGTCTAGTTTTCCATATTCCAGCCTCATCCCTAATACCCTGTAATGAATTTTTCCTGAATCTCCTAGAGGCACAACAATGgaaatatttagagtttttgtCCCCTTCATTTGCCCATATGATTCTAGACCTTTGAGCCCACATCATGGCCTCCCTATCTTGCATCACCTCAATCTCTTTTTTAATCTGCCTGACCCTAAAATTATTTCCACTCATCATGGCTACCCTTTCTTCTTTGGCTAGAGCTTTTTTCAATCGGTTCAACTCCATCCTAACATTGCCAAAAACATTTTTCTCCCATATCCCCAACTCTCTGCCACACTTctcaattttattcaaaatattacTCTCTACACTTCCATCACTTCCACTACCCCAAGCCGAAACTACCACTTCCTCACATCCCGAATTGGAGAGCCACATTTGTTCgaacctaaaattttttttccggCTAGGAGGAATCAAACCGGATGGGGAAATGAATAATGGGATATGATCCGATGAAGAGCACGACAAGTGATACACCCTTGAACCTCCAAACATCATGAACCAACTATTATTAACCAAACACCTATCAAGCCTCTCCCAAATTGAAGTCCCGCTTTCAAAGTTTTTGCTCCATGTAAATTTAGGtccctcaaaacccaaatccatgAAGCCACATTCATCAATCACCTCCCTAAACTGCTGCATCAGATAATAAGGTCTTCTAGCTCCCCCTAGTTTCTCCTCTTGTCTtataatctcattaaaatctccaaGACAAAGCCAAGGCTTTTCCGGTTGTGAATTTAGAGCTCTTAGTTTGGCCCAAGCTTCATGCCTTCTTGCTGTTTCGGGTTCCCCATAAAACCCAGTTAATCTCCACTCATTCTCCGTGTTTTTATTGATCACCGCATCAATATAGTGTCTATCTGAATCTTCCACCCTCAAATTAACTGCTGCTTTCCAATACAGAACTAATCCACCACTTCTTCCTACCCTTGGCACAACCCATCTATGCTCAAAACCTATACTTCTTTGGACGAATTCTAGCCTTGCATCATCTGTAAGTGTCTCGGCTAAAAACACTAtagagggatcttttgcccggATAATATCACCAAGCTCCCTCACTGTAcgtaggttcccaagcccacgacagttccatgCTAAACAACTCATTGCCCTTGGCGGGGCTGACCATCAGCTCCCGCCactacaaataatttttcatcatcaCTCACAACTACTTGTAGACGTTTTGATGAACCTGTCATAAGGGATACCTCAGATGCCgccattcttttttttcctttcccctTAACTTGTTCTGCCGTGTTACTCTTTGGCTTAGGTCTTTCTCTGCGAGTCCAAGTACGTGCTGCCCTTGGAGATTGGAGAGTGTGATCACCAG is part of the Quercus robur chromosome 9, dhQueRobu3.1, whole genome shotgun sequence genome and harbors:
- the LOC126699004 gene encoding NAC domain-containing protein 91-like, translating into MAQAVISMNSLPLGFRFSPTDKELIDYYLRLKINGNEKDVSVIREIDVCKCEPWELPHFSAIETKDPEWFYFCPQDRKYPNGSRLNRATCAGYWKATGKDREIKSKIGLIGMKKTLVFYMGRAPRGKRTNWVMHEYRPTLEELNGTNPGQRAFVICRLFKKQDLSIEVLNHDEAAVSPEDTQLELDPVSPSLGGQALNDPTSVDGFPAENSDASTSDTVAPVHCNKGNSVVAENQGGELPENDLELEDDLAMFFDPEPQDWIPFSPLQELEHFHVPNDLNSGNGGVAPQYGSNDQDDIAAFLDSVIRDPDEYSYVGFGNQNNLAYESQALNVVSVKENGSCSVSDAEVVNAPHFQGSLKSEDIIDRKAPLQNPISSSGASEQMYDYSLKESSNHLTAASSGEVRTGITIMQRSQKIQPGIGNFMAQGSAPRRLRLQCKLQVQPLTSNLVPEDWRHTTGDHELKPVDTDEENTSEKHAVAGDHSAAATTSAFSEPQNILSNSIENYKTSRELSTSPRPIMKFNSSSNLTGFLAASLFRVGLVAVLFIGFASIWRCVKL